Proteins from a single region of Sphingomonas swuensis:
- a CDS encoding glycosyltransferase, translating into MKILACVVTYNRSELLARCVDAIRGQRRPPDRLLVINNGSTDDTVAMLEAKGVECLTQENVGSAGGWARSISEALAGDYDAVWLMDDDGFPDREALGLLEQALTPDRACVSSVVLQENARDRFVFPMPLLNDNQLPVLAARRRKLPTLTELRAEVKGDLYPFAHLFNGALVSTQAARAIGNVTPDFFLFGDEVDYFMRLRSFGPVLSHLGAHHYHPDVAGRPLTPEKAYYYVKNTIILNRRYFDARPVRHAAAVAAALWRTGRRNGWKQAAALVAGRNAPLAKAVARGLKGQIGRDYGR; encoded by the coding sequence GTGAAGATCCTCGCCTGCGTCGTGACCTACAATCGCTCCGAGCTGCTCGCCCGCTGTGTCGACGCGATCCGCGGCCAACGCCGGCCCCCCGACCGTCTGCTCGTCATCAACAACGGGAGCACCGACGACACGGTCGCAATGCTGGAAGCCAAAGGGGTCGAATGCCTGACCCAGGAGAATGTCGGCTCTGCCGGCGGCTGGGCACGGTCGATCTCGGAAGCGCTGGCGGGAGACTATGACGCCGTCTGGCTGATGGATGACGACGGCTTTCCGGACCGCGAGGCGCTTGGCCTGCTCGAGCAGGCGCTCACGCCCGACCGCGCCTGCGTCTCGTCGGTCGTGCTGCAGGAGAATGCGCGCGACCGCTTCGTCTTTCCGATGCCCTTGCTCAACGACAACCAGCTTCCGGTGCTCGCCGCGCGGCGCCGCAAACTTCCGACCCTCACCGAGCTTCGTGCCGAGGTGAAGGGCGACCTCTATCCCTTCGCCCACCTGTTCAACGGGGCGCTGGTCAGCACCCAGGCGGCGCGCGCGATCGGTAATGTCACCCCCGACTTCTTCCTGTTCGGCGACGAGGTGGACTATTTCATGCGCCTGCGGAGCTTCGGTCCGGTGCTGTCGCACCTTGGCGCGCACCATTATCATCCCGACGTCGCAGGCCGACCGCTGACACCCGAGAAGGCCTATTATTACGTCAAGAACACCATCATTCTGAACCGGCGCTACTTCGACGCGCGCCCGGTCCGTCATGCGGCGGCGGTGGCGGCGGCGCTCTGGCGGACCGGGCGCCGCAACGGATGGAAGCAGGCGGCGGCGCTGGTCGCGGGACGCAATGCACCGCTCGCCAAGGCAGTGGCGCGCGGCCTCAAGGGCCAGATCGGGCGCGACTATGGCCGCTAG
- a CDS encoding HAD family phosphatase, which produces MNEAASPFQGKKLLIFDLDGTLVDSSPIHARAFAEVFAPLQVAVDYDRIAGMTTAAAVDRLLLDAGREAAAEERDRLRDAKQQRSRALIEQELREIPGAVAFVTAARALFRCALCTSASPPSAEAALAAIGLAGIFDPVVTSADVRKGKPDPEGFLLAASRAGIEPARALVFEDSESGLAAARAAGMDAIAIGPGLRDWASLLAEMEAGA; this is translated from the coding sequence GTGAACGAGGCGGCGTCGCCCTTCCAGGGCAAGAAACTCCTGATCTTCGACCTCGACGGGACGCTCGTCGACAGTTCGCCCATCCATGCCCGGGCCTTCGCCGAGGTATTCGCGCCGCTGCAGGTCGCGGTCGACTATGACCGAATCGCCGGGATGACGACGGCCGCCGCAGTCGATCGCCTGCTGCTCGACGCGGGCAGGGAAGCCGCCGCCGAGGAGCGCGACCGGCTCCGCGATGCCAAGCAGCAGCGTTCGCGTGCCCTGATCGAGCAGGAATTACGCGAGATTCCCGGAGCCGTGGCATTCGTCACTGCGGCGCGCGCGCTCTTCCGCTGCGCGCTGTGCACCTCGGCCTCGCCACCCTCGGCCGAGGCGGCGCTTGCCGCGATCGGCCTAGCCGGGATCTTCGATCCGGTCGTCACCTCCGCCGACGTGCGCAAGGGCAAGCCCGATCCCGAAGGCTTCCTGCTCGCCGCATCACGAGCGGGGATCGAACCCGCCCGAGCGCTGGTCTTCGAGGACAGCGAAAGCGGACTTGCCGCCGCCAGGGCGGCCGGGATGGACGCTATTGCGATCGGGCCCGGGCTGCGCGACTGGGCCTCGCTGCTAGCCGAGATGGAGGCGGGTGCGTGA
- a CDS encoding 2-phospho-L-lactate transferase CofD family protein — protein sequence MLNVVVLNGGRGAASLIPALLDRPGLNVTSIVNAYDDGKSTGEIRRFFNMLGPSDIRKVQSLMLPEGPKRDVAEALFDVRFPLDVDREELVCGFERFVAGGEELAGVTVTDPVLAAALRRFVGQFLETLLLIEQVRSQQFNFADCSLMNCLYAGAYLDSGRDMERTTRTIDRLFRLKGTVLPNSVENKWLAAVRQNGEVLSSEAEIVELRSNVLIDSIYLLDAALERSSFDRLSEADQRLYLERHQAPAIASAGVRLALAQADIVIYSAGTQHSSLYPTYLSRGLPEAIARNRSALKVFVTNIGADYETPTYRAADYLHGAYRYLCLAEDRHHAPEDLFDAVLVNNGRRKADTTYVDYDDSEYRLDVPRIVDDFEHPELPGRHNGERLVSTMLDLYAKRDLAK from the coding sequence ATGCTGAACGTGGTCGTCCTCAATGGCGGCCGCGGAGCCGCGTCGCTCATTCCCGCGCTGCTCGACCGGCCGGGGCTCAACGTGACCTCGATCGTCAATGCCTATGACGACGGCAAGTCGACCGGCGAGATCCGCCGCTTCTTCAACATGCTCGGCCCCTCCGACATCCGAAAGGTGCAGTCACTGATGCTGCCCGAAGGACCGAAGAGGGACGTTGCCGAGGCATTGTTCGACGTCCGCTTCCCGCTCGACGTCGACCGTGAAGAGCTGGTTTGCGGGTTCGAGCGCTTCGTCGCGGGCGGAGAGGAGCTTGCCGGAGTGACGGTTACCGATCCGGTCCTAGCCGCGGCGTTGCGCCGTTTCGTCGGCCAGTTCCTCGAGACCCTGCTGCTGATCGAGCAAGTGCGGTCGCAGCAGTTCAACTTCGCCGACTGCTCGCTGATGAACTGCCTCTACGCCGGCGCCTATCTCGATAGCGGTCGCGACATGGAGCGGACGACACGGACCATCGATCGTCTGTTCCGGCTCAAGGGAACGGTCCTTCCCAACAGCGTCGAGAACAAGTGGCTCGCGGCGGTCCGCCAGAATGGCGAGGTGCTGAGCTCCGAGGCCGAGATCGTCGAGCTACGCTCCAACGTGCTGATCGACAGCATCTACCTGCTCGACGCGGCGCTCGAGCGGTCGAGTTTCGACCGGCTGAGCGAAGCCGATCAGCGACTCTACCTCGAGCGCCACCAGGCGCCCGCCATCGCCTCGGCGGGGGTGCGGCTGGCACTCGCGCAGGCCGACATCGTCATCTATTCGGCCGGCACGCAGCACAGCTCGCTCTATCCGACCTACCTGTCGCGCGGCCTGCCCGAGGCGATCGCCCGCAACCGCTCGGCGCTGAAGGTCTTCGTCACCAATATCGGCGCCGACTACGAGACGCCGACCTACCGCGCGGCGGATTACCTCCACGGCGCCTATCGCTACCTCTGCCTCGCGGAGGACCGCCACCATGCGCCGGAGGATCTGTTCGACGCGGTGCTGGTCAACAATGGTCGGCGCAAGGCCGACACCACCTACGTCGACTATGACGACAGCGAATATCGCCTCGACGTGCCGCGGATTGTCGACGACTTCGAGCATCCCGAGCTGCCCGGCCGCCACAATGGCGAGCGTCTGGTGTCGACGATGCTCGATCTCTACGCCAAGCGCGACCTGGCGAAGTGA
- a CDS encoding glycosyltransferase, whose amino-acid sequence MTDVLYLSHNGITDHIGQSQIAPYNLGLAARGYRIHIVSVEKPGRDALMQRYRDRFEEAGIRWSHVTYHNRPQVAAQFYDMARMHRLALGIAKAERPRLVHSRSWLPLEIGKAVKQAVGARFLLDFRHFFIESGIQDSRFPWVYRLLGTREKGYFDAADHVVTLTAKAAEVLNTKYPHAGGLDRYTVIPCCADFELFDMSRVAPERVAAARSRLKLEEGQPVLLYLGSIGAVYLLDEMVRLFVEFRKIKPNARFLFVCNNGEQEIAAAVAAAGLPADSVSIVNASRDEVPVYLALASLSVMFFRPSADLAGCSPTKMAELFAANVPMISNSGVGDLDDILRPQRNASLVVMDFSPATLRSAIEQVLAVPETTRRATRGKADAFTLEHGVETYASIYERLIGAPARNTT is encoded by the coding sequence ATGACCGACGTCCTCTACCTCAGCCACAACGGCATCACCGATCATATCGGACAGTCGCAGATCGCGCCCTACAATCTCGGGCTGGCGGCGCGAGGCTACCGGATCCACATCGTCAGCGTCGAGAAGCCCGGACGCGACGCGCTGATGCAGCGCTACCGGGACCGCTTCGAGGAAGCCGGCATTCGCTGGTCCCACGTGACCTATCACAACCGCCCGCAGGTGGCGGCGCAATTCTACGACATGGCGCGCATGCACCGGCTCGCGCTCGGCATTGCCAAGGCCGAGCGTCCCCGCCTCGTCCATAGCCGCAGCTGGCTCCCGCTCGAGATCGGCAAGGCGGTCAAGCAGGCGGTCGGAGCGCGCTTCCTGCTCGATTTTCGCCACTTCTTTATCGAGAGTGGCATTCAGGACAGCCGCTTTCCCTGGGTCTACCGGCTGCTTGGCACCCGCGAGAAGGGCTATTTCGACGCCGCCGACCATGTCGTGACCTTGACCGCCAAGGCGGCCGAGGTGCTGAACACCAAATATCCGCATGCCGGCGGCCTCGACCGCTACACTGTCATCCCCTGCTGCGCCGATTTCGAGCTTTTCGACATGAGCCGGGTCGCTCCCGAGCGAGTGGCGGCGGCGCGATCGCGGCTCAAGCTCGAGGAAGGGCAGCCGGTCCTTCTCTACCTCGGCAGCATCGGTGCCGTGTACCTCCTCGACGAGATGGTCCGGCTGTTCGTCGAGTTCCGCAAGATCAAGCCGAATGCGCGCTTCCTGTTCGTGTGCAACAATGGCGAGCAGGAGATCGCCGCTGCGGTCGCAGCCGCCGGTCTTCCCGCCGATTCGGTCAGCATCGTCAACGCTTCGCGCGACGAGGTCCCGGTCTACCTGGCGCTTGCCAGCCTCTCGGTCATGTTCTTCCGCCCGAGCGCGGATCTCGCGGGTTGCTCTCCGACCAAGATGGCCGAGCTGTTCGCGGCCAACGTCCCGATGATCAGCAACAGCGGGGTGGGCGACCTCGACGACATTCTCCGCCCGCAGCGCAATGCCTCGCTGGTGGTGATGGACTTCAGTCCCGCGACCCTGCGATCGGCGATCGAGCAGGTCCTCGCGGTACCGGAGACGACGAGGCGCGCGACCCGCGGTAAAGCGGATGCGTTCACGCTGGAACATGGTGTCGAAACCTACGCTTCCATCTATGAGCGGCTGATTGGCGCGCCGGCTCGAAACACGACGTGA
- the rfbD gene encoding dTDP-4-dehydrorhamnose reductase produces the protein MKILVLGRSGQLATALSEMAGSMAEVRLQRVGRPDLDMAEPGQVADLIAAERPDLVINAVAYTAVDKAEQEEGQAFRLNAEAAGEAAEAAGRAGAGFIHVSTDYVFDGSGDRPWSESDPTGPLGAYGRTKLAGEIEVRRRNPDALIVRTSWVYGPTGSNFVATMLRLGATKDRITVVEDQVGCPTHAGDLAWVLLTLARRWPEPAGLTLHVAGSGALSWADFARATFEASASAGGPSAEVIGISTADYGAPAPRPANSRLSTELLKSRFGLVVPGWRERIGPTVAKHLAGMAPAACAGAGKP, from the coding sequence GTGAAGATCCTGGTGCTCGGCCGTTCTGGCCAGTTGGCCACGGCTCTCTCCGAGATGGCTGGAAGCATGGCCGAGGTCCGACTGCAGCGGGTCGGCAGGCCCGACCTCGACATGGCCGAGCCGGGGCAGGTCGCCGACCTGATCGCGGCGGAGCGCCCCGACCTCGTCATCAACGCCGTTGCCTACACCGCCGTCGACAAGGCTGAGCAAGAAGAGGGGCAGGCATTCCGCCTCAATGCGGAGGCGGCCGGCGAAGCGGCGGAAGCGGCCGGCAGGGCAGGGGCGGGCTTCATCCACGTCTCGACCGACTATGTCTTCGACGGCTCGGGCGATCGACCCTGGAGCGAGAGCGATCCGACCGGCCCGCTCGGAGCCTACGGCCGTACCAAGCTCGCCGGCGAGATCGAGGTTCGCCGCCGCAACCCCGACGCGCTGATCGTGCGGACCTCATGGGTCTACGGACCGACGGGCTCCAACTTCGTCGCCACGATGCTCCGCCTGGGTGCCACCAAGGATCGCATCACTGTCGTGGAAGATCAGGTCGGCTGCCCGACCCATGCCGGGGATCTTGCCTGGGTGCTCCTTACGCTGGCCCGGCGCTGGCCCGAGCCCGCCGGATTGACGCTGCACGTCGCCGGTTCGGGCGCGCTCAGCTGGGCAGATTTCGCCCGCGCCACCTTCGAAGCGAGCGCCAGCGCGGGTGGGCCGTCCGCCGAGGTCATCGGCATCAGCACGGCCGACTATGGCGCACCGGCCCCGCGTCCGGCCAACTCGCGACTGTCGACGGAGCTTCTGAAATCGCGGTTCGGACTGGTCGTGCCGGGCTGGCGCGAGCGCATCGGGCCGACCGTCGCCAAGCACCTCGCGGGCATGGCGCCTGCCGCATGTGCGGGTGCCGGAAAGCCATGA
- the rfbB gene encoding dTDP-glucose 4,6-dehydratase, which yields MSRRLLITGGAGFIGSAVVRRLVARGHHVVNLDKLTYSGNLNSLRDVEGIENYRFVEGDIADETRVSALLAEHQLDGIMHLAAESHVDRSIDGPAAFIETNVVGTFHLLQAALGYWRTLGREAAENFRFHHVSTDEVFGDLPFDDSLFREDTPYAPSSPYSASKAASDHLVRAWHHTYGLPAVFSNCSNNYGPFHFPEKLIPLVILNALEGRELPVYGKGENVRDWLHVEDHAEALELILTRGRVGESYNVGGSAERTNLQVVEAICDLLDARAPLPEGQRRSLIRFVTDRPGHDRRYAIDSSKLQGELGWAPRHSFEEGLAETIDWYLANDWWWRPIREGCYSGERLGTAA from the coding sequence GTGAGCCGGCGTCTGCTGATCACGGGCGGTGCGGGCTTCATCGGCTCGGCGGTGGTCCGCCGACTGGTCGCCCGCGGGCACCATGTGGTGAACCTCGACAAGCTGACCTACTCCGGCAATCTCAACTCGCTTCGCGACGTCGAGGGGATCGAGAACTACCGTTTCGTCGAAGGCGACATCGCCGACGAAACGCGGGTGTCCGCACTGCTGGCGGAGCACCAACTCGACGGCATCATGCACTTGGCCGCCGAGAGCCATGTCGACCGCTCCATCGATGGTCCGGCCGCCTTCATCGAGACCAACGTGGTCGGTACCTTCCATCTGCTCCAGGCCGCGCTCGGCTACTGGCGCACGCTGGGCCGCGAGGCGGCCGAGAACTTCCGCTTCCACCATGTCTCGACCGACGAGGTGTTCGGCGACCTGCCCTTCGACGACAGCCTGTTTCGCGAGGATACGCCCTACGCGCCTTCCTCGCCCTATTCGGCGAGCAAGGCGGCATCGGACCATCTCGTTCGCGCCTGGCACCACACCTACGGGCTGCCCGCGGTCTTTTCGAACTGCTCGAACAATTACGGGCCGTTCCACTTCCCCGAGAAGCTGATCCCGCTGGTCATCCTCAATGCGCTCGAGGGCCGCGAGCTGCCTGTCTACGGCAAGGGTGAGAATGTCCGCGACTGGCTTCATGTCGAGGATCATGCCGAGGCGCTGGAGCTGATCCTGACGCGCGGAAGGGTCGGCGAGAGCTACAATGTCGGGGGAAGCGCCGAGCGCACCAACCTGCAAGTGGTCGAGGCGATCTGCGACCTGCTCGACGCGAGGGCTCCATTGCCGGAGGGGCAGCGGCGGTCGCTGATCCGCTTCGTCACCGACCGTCCGGGCCATGACCGCCGCTATGCGATCGACAGCTCCAAGCTGCAGGGCGAGCTTGGCTGGGCGCCGCGCCACAGCTTCGAGGAAGGGCTCGCCGAGACCATCGACTGGTACCTCGCGAACGACTGGTGGTGGCGGCCGATTCGCGAGGGGTGCTATTCAGGCGAACGGCTCGGGACCGCCGCGTGA
- the rfbC gene encoding dTDP-4-dehydrorhamnose 3,5-epimerase, with protein sequence MDYRHLDGGLTEIVPRRIADERGFFSEVWNEAMQRLTGFTDGFVQENHSRSVAAGVLRGLHYQLPPFAQAKLVRVTRGAIFDVVVDIRRSSPAFGRWQGVKVSAEQWNQLFVPTGFAHGFLTLEPDTEVQYKVSARYSAEHERTIRFDDPAIGIDWPTTAGALTLSDKDRSAPLLADAELFA encoded by the coding sequence ATGGACTATCGCCATCTCGACGGCGGGCTGACGGAGATCGTTCCGCGCCGCATCGCCGATGAACGTGGCTTCTTCTCCGAAGTCTGGAATGAGGCCATGCAGCGGCTGACCGGCTTCACCGACGGCTTCGTTCAGGAGAATCACAGCCGCTCGGTCGCGGCCGGCGTTCTTCGCGGCCTCCACTATCAGCTGCCACCGTTCGCCCAGGCCAAGCTGGTCCGGGTCACTCGTGGTGCAATTTTCGACGTGGTGGTCGACATCCGTCGCTCGTCGCCCGCTTTTGGCCGCTGGCAGGGAGTGAAGGTCTCGGCCGAGCAGTGGAACCAGTTGTTCGTGCCGACCGGCTTTGCCCACGGCTTCCTGACCCTCGAGCCGGATACCGAAGTGCAGTATAAGGTAAGCGCGCGCTACAGCGCCGAGCATGAGCGGACGATCCGCTTCGACGACCCGGCGATCGGGATCGACTGGCCGACCACCGCCGGTGCTCTGACTCTTTCCGACAAGGATCGGTCCGCGCCCCTCCTGGCCGATGCGGAGCTGTTCGCGTGA
- the rfbA gene encoding glucose-1-phosphate thymidylyltransferase RfbA, which translates to MKGIILAGGSGTRLYPATMGISKQLLPVYDKPMIYYPLGVLMLAGLSEILIISTPHDLPQFKRLLGDGSAFGIKLSYAEQAEPNGLAEAFIIGREFIGSDPVALILGDNIFYGAGLAGLVQAAASLTGGAQVFAYHVEDPERYGVVEFDAQRRALSIEEKPAKPRSRWAVTGLYFYDNQVVDIAANLAPSERGELEITDVNRIYLERGQLEVQLIGRGYAWLDTGTHDSLHDASSFIRTIEHRQGLKVMCLEEIALERGWLSADQVRSRADALGKTDYARYLRTRVTEIEQG; encoded by the coding sequence ATGAAGGGCATCATTCTGGCGGGTGGGAGCGGGACCCGCCTCTATCCTGCGACCATGGGCATCTCGAAGCAGCTCCTGCCGGTCTATGACAAGCCGATGATCTACTATCCGCTCGGCGTGCTGATGCTTGCCGGGCTGAGCGAGATCCTGATCATCTCGACTCCGCACGACCTTCCGCAGTTCAAGCGGCTCCTCGGCGACGGCAGCGCGTTCGGTATCAAGCTCAGCTACGCCGAGCAGGCCGAGCCCAACGGCCTTGCCGAAGCCTTCATCATCGGCCGCGAATTCATCGGCTCTGACCCGGTGGCGCTGATCCTCGGCGATAACATCTTCTATGGCGCCGGCCTTGCGGGGCTGGTCCAGGCCGCGGCCTCGCTGACCGGCGGGGCGCAGGTGTTTGCCTATCATGTCGAGGATCCCGAGCGCTATGGCGTGGTCGAGTTCGATGCCCAGCGGCGGGCTCTGTCGATCGAGGAGAAGCCAGCAAAGCCGCGCTCGCGCTGGGCGGTGACGGGCCTCTATTTCTACGACAATCAGGTAGTCGACATCGCGGCGAACCTTGCTCCTTCCGAGCGCGGCGAGCTGGAGATCACCGACGTCAACCGAATCTATCTCGAACGCGGCCAGCTTGAGGTTCAGCTGATCGGGCGCGGCTATGCCTGGCTCGACACGGGAACCCACGACAGCCTGCACGACGCGTCCTCCTTCATCCGCACGATCGAGCATCGGCAGGGCCTCAAGGTCATGTGCCTCGAGGAGATCGCGCTCGAGCGCGGCTGGCTTTCCGCCGACCAGGTCCGAAGCCGCGCCGACGCGCTCGGCAAGACCGACTATGCGCGTTACCTTCGCACCCGAGTGACCGAGATCGAGCAGGGCTGA